A genomic region of Lycorma delicatula isolate Av1 chromosome 4, ASM4794821v1, whole genome shotgun sequence contains the following coding sequences:
- the LOC142323867 gene encoding uncharacterized protein LOC142323867: MHTMIDLTVYFLFFISISDGAVLKNKELEPNEDDDRLTLSRFHDILLKNKQELMFKSDYNEEMITTVSNSTDKGEESQDSDPWSVIWYLGAFSGLITFFLVVTCSEWCCGNHLYTRHYGANHIYANSFTHTSYRPPETPPPPYHLFAPPSYNDSVKNCQEKPKPPKKSSIFIIPIHRNKRSSTT; encoded by the exons ATGCATACAATGATCGACCTTACTGtatactttctattttttatatcaatttcagATGGCGCAGTTCTTAAAAACAAAG aactGGAACCTAATGAAGATGATGATCGGCTCACATTATCACGTTTTCATGATATACTTCTGAAAAATAAGCAAGAATTAATGTTCAAATCGGATTATAATGAAGAAATGATAACAACAGTTTCAAACTCCACTGACAAAG gtGAGGAGTCGCAAGATTCAGATCCATGGTCTGTAATTTGGTACCTTGGTGCTTTTAGcggattaattactttttttttggttgtaacaTGTTCTGAATGGTGCTGTGGTAACCATTTATATACACGTCATTATGGTGCAAACCACATTTATGCTAACTCTTTTACACATACATCGTACAGACCCCCTGAAACACCACCGCCACCTTATCATCTCTTTGCACCGCCATCATACAATGATAGCGTTAAGAATTGCCAAGAAAAACCAAAACCACCAAAGAAGTctagtatatttattataccaATACATCGTAATAAACGTAGTTCTACGACTTAA